A single genomic interval of Sinorhizobium garamanticum harbors:
- a CDS encoding MarR family winged helix-turn-helix transcriptional regulator, giving the protein MPRKLESETIGLLLNDVSRLLRAAFDRKINAMQLGITPGEARTLIQVATTEGIKQAEIATRMGIEPMTLSAYLDRLEALGLVARVPDPADRRAKNVVVSDRADPLIDEMMAGLCEMMGAYTEGLGEGGLELLRGNLRILRDNLRRLDPCLAGKETGGEKGASE; this is encoded by the coding sequence ATGCCGAGAAAACTTGAATCCGAAACGATCGGGTTGCTTCTCAACGACGTCTCCCGGCTGCTCCGCGCCGCCTTCGATCGCAAGATCAACGCGATGCAGCTCGGGATCACGCCCGGCGAGGCGCGCACGCTGATCCAGGTCGCCACGACGGAAGGCATCAAGCAGGCAGAAATCGCCACCCGCATGGGTATCGAGCCGATGACGCTCTCGGCCTATCTCGATCGCCTGGAAGCGCTGGGGCTCGTCGCGCGGGTGCCGGACCCGGCCGACCGGCGCGCCAAGAACGTCGTCGTCAGCGACCGGGCCGATCCGCTCATTGACGAGATGATGGCGGGCCTGTGCGAGATGATGGGCGCCTATACCGAGGGACTGGGCGAGGGGGGGCTGGAACTGTTGCGTGGCAACCTCCGGATCCTGCGCGACAACCTTCGCCGGCTCGATCCCTGCCTTGCCGGCAAAGAAACCGGTGGGGAAAAAGGGGCATCCGAATGA
- a CDS encoding multidrug effflux MFS transporter, which translates to MTLRMSERRTSIIGAFLVALGPVSMALYTPAMPELVRAFATSEAAIKMTLSLYFGGFAFAQLVSGTLSDVIGRRSSTLIFMAIYLVGSLMAAFAPSVGVLLAGRLVQGIGASVGMTVARAIVRDQFTGTPAARIMNMIGMMLALGPAVSPTLGGIALGLFGWQSIFFLMVGFALMACFTVQFFMVETVTPDRSKGRLRPILRAYGELLTDSRFLSSTFVIAGAVGALYAWATMLPFVLIGQVGLTPTEFGVGMLMQSGLFFSGTVTVRLLMRRFTPQALVPAGLAFIGMASLVLSFAMHALEPTFLSVMAPVGIYAFGIAFVMPYMMTACMVPFPHIVGTASAMMGFIQMSSGLIGGALAALVGAPALALGTIIPGFGLISIASYFWYRRTVRLRPLIAPTAAEAPFRKAAE; encoded by the coding sequence ATGACGCTCAGGATGAGCGAGCGGCGCACGAGCATCATCGGCGCGTTCCTGGTGGCACTCGGCCCGGTTTCGATGGCGCTCTATACGCCGGCGATGCCGGAGCTCGTCCGCGCCTTCGCCACCAGCGAAGCGGCGATCAAGATGACGCTGTCGCTCTATTTCGGCGGCTTTGCCTTCGCCCAGCTCGTCTCGGGCACGCTCTCCGACGTTATCGGCCGCCGCTCGTCGACACTGATCTTCATGGCGATCTATCTCGTTGGCAGCCTGATGGCGGCCTTCGCTCCGTCGGTCGGCGTCTTGCTGGCCGGACGTCTGGTGCAGGGGATCGGCGCCTCCGTGGGCATGACGGTGGCGCGCGCCATCGTGCGCGACCAGTTCACCGGCACGCCTGCCGCCCGGATCATGAACATGATCGGCATGATGCTGGCGCTCGGTCCGGCGGTCTCGCCGACGCTAGGCGGCATCGCGCTCGGCCTCTTCGGTTGGCAGTCAATTTTCTTCCTGATGGTCGGCTTCGCCTTGATGGCTTGCTTCACCGTGCAGTTCTTCATGGTGGAAACGGTGACGCCGGACCGCAGCAAGGGGCGCTTGCGGCCGATCCTCAGGGCTTATGGCGAATTGCTGACGGACAGTCGCTTCCTGTCCTCGACGTTCGTGATCGCCGGTGCTGTCGGCGCGCTTTACGCATGGGCGACGATGCTGCCCTTCGTGCTGATTGGGCAGGTGGGCCTGACGCCGACCGAATTCGGGGTCGGCATGCTCATGCAATCCGGCCTCTTCTTCTCCGGCACGGTCACGGTGCGGCTCCTGATGCGGCGTTTTACGCCGCAGGCGCTCGTGCCTGCTGGCCTCGCCTTCATCGGTATGGCCAGCCTTGTCCTCTCCTTCGCCATGCATGCGCTCGAGCCGACCTTCCTCTCGGTGATGGCGCCGGTCGGCATCTACGCTTTCGGCATTGCTTTTGTGATGCCCTACATGATGACAGCCTGCATGGTGCCCTTCCCGCATATCGTCGGCACGGCATCGGCCATGATGGGCTTCATCCAGATGAGTTCGGGGCTCATCGGTGGGGCGCTCGCCGCTCTCGTCGGCGCCCCGGCGCTGGCGCTCGGCACGATCATTCCGGGTTTCGGTCTCATCTCGATAGCGAGCTATTTCTGGTATCGAAGGACCGTGCGCTTGAGGCCGCTCATCGCGCCGACGGCCGCGGAAGCGCCATTTCGCAAAGCGGCGGAATAG
- a CDS encoding argininosuccinate synthase, which yields MASHKDVKKVVLAYSGGLDTSIILKWLQTELGAEVVTFTADLGQGEELEPARKKAEMLGIKEIYIEDVREEFVRDFVFPMFRANAVYEGVYLLGTSIARPLISKHLIDIAKKTGADAIAHGATGKGNDQVRFELSAYALNPDIKIIAPWRDWSFKSRTELLEFAEKHQIPVAKDKKGEAPFSVDANLLHSSSEGKVLEDPAQEAPEYVHMRTISPEAAPDKATVIKIGFERGDAVSINGVRMSPATLLAKLNEYGRDNGIGRIDLVENRFVGMKSRGVYETPGGTILLAAHRAIESITLDRGAAHLKDELMPRYAELIYYGFWFSPEREMLQAAIDKSQEHVEGEVTLKLYKGNVMVTGRESAKSLYSDKLVTFEDDQGAYDQKDAAGFIKLNALRLRTLAARNR from the coding sequence ATGGCATCGCACAAAGACGTGAAGAAGGTCGTTCTCGCCTATTCCGGCGGTCTCGACACCTCGATCATCCTCAAGTGGCTGCAGACGGAACTGGGCGCCGAAGTGGTGACCTTCACCGCCGACCTCGGTCAGGGCGAAGAGCTGGAACCGGCGCGCAAGAAGGCCGAAATGCTCGGCATCAAGGAAATCTATATCGAGGACGTGCGCGAAGAGTTCGTCAGGGACTTCGTGTTCCCGATGTTCCGCGCCAATGCCGTCTATGAAGGCGTCTACCTACTCGGCACCTCGATCGCCCGCCCGCTGATCTCCAAGCACCTGATCGATATCGCCAAGAAGACCGGCGCCGATGCGATCGCTCATGGCGCGACCGGCAAGGGCAACGACCAGGTCCGCTTCGAGCTATCCGCCTATGCCTTGAACCCGGACATCAAGATCATCGCGCCCTGGCGCGACTGGTCGTTCAAGAGCCGCACGGAACTCCTCGAATTCGCCGAAAAGCACCAGATCCCGGTCGCCAAGGACAAGAAGGGTGAAGCGCCCTTCTCCGTCGACGCCAACCTCTTGCACTCCTCCTCCGAGGGCAAGGTGCTGGAAGACCCGGCCCAGGAAGCGCCGGAATACGTGCATATGCGCACGATCTCGCCGGAAGCCGCACCGGACAAGGCCACCGTCATCAAGATCGGCTTCGAGCGCGGCGACGCGGTTTCGATCAACGGCGTGCGCATGTCGCCTGCGACGCTGCTCGCCAAGCTCAATGAATATGGCCGCGACAACGGCATCGGCCGCATCGACCTCGTCGAAAACCGCTTCGTCGGCATGAAATCGCGCGGCGTCTACGAAACGCCCGGCGGCACCATCCTGCTTGCGGCGCATCGCGCGATCGAAAGCATCACGCTCGACCGCGGCGCCGCGCACTTGAAGGACGAGCTGATGCCGCGCTATGCCGAGCTCATCTACTACGGCTTCTGGTTCTCGCCGGAACGCGAGATGCTGCAGGCGGCGATCGACAAGAGCCAGGAGCACGTTGAAGGCGAAGTGACGCTGAAGCTCTACAAGGGCAACGTCATGGTCACCGGCCGCGAGAGCGCGAAGTCGCTCTATTCCGACAAGCTCGTCACCTTCGAGGACGACCAGGGCGCCTACGACCAGAAGGACGCGGCCGGTTTCATCAAGCTCAATGCGCTGCGCCTGCGCACGCTTGCGGCGCGTAACCGTTAA
- a CDS encoding LysE family translocator, with amino-acid sequence MDFVPSLPTLLAFAAASLLLAATPGPDMTLSISRSLAQGRKAALFVVLGTGLGIVVHTMLVAFGISALITASPTAFMVLKTGGAAYLFWLAVQAIRHGSTLSVKKIEGAKGTAVSNVATGFWVNILNPKVVIFFMTFLPQFVSANDPSVTGKLLFLGFFFIVIGMPVNAMVVLAADWLAAWLQKNKRFMRALDFSFAGVFSVFAVKIFLTQAR; translated from the coding sequence ATGGATTTCGTGCCCAGCCTGCCGACGCTGCTCGCCTTTGCCGCCGCCAGCCTGCTTCTGGCGGCAACGCCCGGACCGGACATGACGCTTTCGATCAGCCGGTCCCTGGCGCAGGGAAGGAAAGCCGCGCTCTTCGTCGTGCTCGGCACCGGCCTCGGCATCGTCGTGCACACGATGCTCGTCGCCTTTGGCATTTCAGCGCTCATCACCGCGTCGCCGACCGCCTTCATGGTGCTGAAGACAGGTGGTGCTGCCTATCTATTCTGGCTCGCCGTCCAGGCAATACGCCACGGCTCGACGCTCTCGGTGAAGAAGATCGAGGGAGCGAAGGGAACGGCCGTCTCGAACGTCGCGACCGGCTTCTGGGTGAACATTCTCAACCCGAAGGTCGTGATCTTCTTCATGACCTTCCTGCCGCAGTTCGTCAGCGCAAACGATCCGTCGGTGACAGGCAAGCTCCTGTTCCTCGGCTTCTTCTTCATCGTCATCGGCATGCCGGTGAACGCGATGGTGGTGCTTGCCGCCGATTGGCTTGCCGCCTGGCTGCAGAAGAACAAGCGCTTCATGCGCGCCCTCGACTTCAGCTTTGCCGGCGTCTTCTCGGTCTTTGCAGTCAAGATCTTCCTGACGCAGGCGCGGTGA